A stretch of the TM7 phylum sp. oral taxon 349 genome encodes the following:
- a CDS encoding glycoside hydrolase family 1 protein: MSERRLMLKFPKRFLWGVATSAHQVEGGLHNNWTVWEQENARSLAAQAPYQYGDLDSWSAVKQAAKSPDNYVSGKATNHYELYEQDLDLVRKMNMNAFRLSIEWSRIQPEKGAWDAAAVEHYKAVLAACKQRGIEPIVTLFHFTLPVWFAEIGGFEKRANVKYFVEFAERILQELGSRVRYIITVNEPCVYANESYLRGSWPPQIQNWRRMRAVLRNLAAAHNRVADIVHRVNRRYKVSVAKNSTYIYPGDDAALTVRAAGAMQYLQDDYFLRKVIKRCDFIGVNYYQSARVYGYRVHNPDIEVNDLGWDMQPQYLQQVLERLYDTYHKPVFVTENGVADAGDQYRKHWLAQSVVAMNQAIVHGVDVLGYLHWSLTDNFEWDKGFWPRFGLFDVSYTTLVRSPRPSALWLARFLKRQKEMRDGKR, encoded by the coding sequence ATGAGTGAGCGGCGGTTGATGCTAAAATTTCCAAAGCGGTTTTTGTGGGGTGTTGCAACATCGGCGCACCAAGTTGAAGGCGGTCTGCATAATAATTGGACAGTTTGGGAGCAAGAGAATGCGAGATCGCTGGCGGCGCAGGCACCGTATCAATATGGTGATTTAGACAGTTGGAGCGCAGTGAAGCAGGCAGCGAAATCGCCCGACAATTACGTTTCCGGTAAAGCGACAAACCACTACGAATTATATGAGCAGGATTTAGATCTGGTGCGTAAAATGAACATGAACGCATTTCGTTTGAGCATTGAATGGTCGCGAATCCAACCTGAGAAGGGTGCGTGGGACGCGGCGGCAGTTGAGCATTACAAGGCGGTGCTTGCGGCGTGCAAACAGCGTGGCATTGAGCCGATCGTAACACTGTTTCACTTCACGTTGCCAGTATGGTTTGCGGAGATTGGCGGGTTTGAAAAACGTGCGAATGTGAAGTATTTTGTCGAATTTGCTGAGCGTATTTTGCAGGAATTGGGGTCGCGGGTGCGCTATATTATCACAGTGAATGAGCCGTGCGTGTATGCGAACGAGAGCTACTTACGCGGCAGCTGGCCGCCGCAAATACAGAACTGGCGGCGCATGCGCGCGGTGCTTAGAAATCTTGCGGCAGCGCATAACCGTGTAGCTGACATCGTACACAGAGTGAATCGGCGTTACAAAGTGTCAGTAGCGAAAAATAGTACGTATATCTATCCGGGCGACGATGCGGCACTGACGGTGCGCGCAGCAGGAGCTATGCAATATCTGCAAGACGATTATTTCTTAAGAAAGGTTATAAAGCGTTGCGATTTCATCGGCGTGAATTATTACCAGAGCGCACGCGTGTATGGTTACCGCGTGCATAATCCCGATATTGAGGTGAATGATTTAGGTTGGGACATGCAGCCGCAATATCTGCAGCAGGTGTTAGAGCGGCTGTACGATACGTACCATAAGCCGGTGTTTGTGACGGAGAACGGCGTAGCGGACGCTGGAGACCAGTATCGTAAGCATTGGTTGGCACAATCGGTTGTGGCGATGAATCAAGCGATTGTGCATGGTGTTGATGTGCTCGGGTATTTGCATTGGAGTTTAACTGATAACTTTGAGTGGGATAAGGGATTCTGGCCGCGATTTGGATTATTTGATGTAAGCTATACAACGCTTGTGCGGTCGCCACGCCCGAGCGCGTTGTGGCTGGCGCGGTTCTTGAAGCGACAAAAGGAGATGCGAGATGGCAAACGATGA
- a CDS encoding AAA family ATPase produces MNQRLALEILLHGESALLTGPAGTGKTFVLNQFIRASKDEGKYVSVTATTGLAATHLGGTTIHAWAGIGVLDYLPDRFVDHITKGRREIIEKTDILIIDEISMLHDYRLDMVDEVCRLVRKAPDVPFGGIQVVMSGDFFQLPPVNRAGSREGSFVVHSDVWRELNPAILYLDEQFRQHKGDALLDILTSLRANDLRRHHAETLLDRTEYEPPTDADLTELHTMNVDVDQINRRRLAELAGDEVRYIQHTTGSVHYVENLQRSVLAPVELVLKLGALVMAVKNDQSKRYANGSIGMVVDFESGTDYPVVQFRNGRTIVMQPDTWELRDGDKKRASISQIPLRLAWAITVHKSQGMTLDAARIDLRKAFVPGMGYVALSRVRNLDNLYLTGINRTALQMSDEAYTIDERLKMRAANDRERFQYLQRKAEERASRPLKNLSKKKSSSWSEKVAKMRETHPNAYKPWQPQDDEALKLGFINGESIENLSAQLGRHEGSIRMRLQKHFGEDAVQ; encoded by the coding sequence ATGAACCAGAGACTCGCTCTCGAAATTTTATTGCATGGCGAAAGTGCACTGTTAACTGGACCGGCGGGGACGGGTAAGACGTTTGTGCTGAATCAATTTATTCGTGCAAGTAAAGATGAGGGAAAGTATGTGAGCGTGACGGCAACGACCGGACTAGCGGCGACACACCTGGGCGGCACGACGATTCACGCCTGGGCGGGGATAGGCGTACTGGATTATCTACCGGATCGATTCGTCGATCATATTACGAAAGGACGGCGTGAAATCATCGAAAAAACAGATATTTTGATCATTGATGAGATTAGTATGCTGCACGACTACCGTCTAGATATGGTTGACGAAGTATGCCGTCTGGTGCGTAAGGCGCCGGACGTACCGTTTGGCGGTATTCAGGTAGTAATGTCGGGCGACTTCTTCCAGTTGCCGCCAGTGAATCGGGCAGGCAGCCGTGAGGGTAGCTTTGTGGTGCACTCGGATGTGTGGCGCGAGCTGAATCCAGCAATTCTGTATTTAGATGAACAATTCCGTCAGCATAAGGGTGATGCGCTCCTTGATATTTTGACGAGTTTGCGGGCGAATGACCTGCGTCGTCATCACGCTGAAACATTGCTGGATCGTACCGAATACGAGCCGCCAACGGACGCTGACTTGACAGAGCTCCATACGATGAATGTTGACGTCGATCAAATCAATAGGCGAAGGCTGGCAGAGCTAGCGGGTGACGAAGTGCGGTATATACAACATACCACTGGCAGCGTGCATTACGTTGAGAACTTGCAGCGTAGTGTGCTTGCGCCGGTAGAGTTAGTGCTCAAGCTTGGCGCCCTCGTTATGGCGGTTAAGAACGACCAGAGTAAACGCTATGCGAACGGCAGTATCGGTATGGTAGTTGATTTTGAGTCGGGAACAGACTATCCAGTAGTGCAATTCCGTAACGGCAGGACGATAGTAATGCAGCCGGATACGTGGGAATTGCGCGATGGCGACAAAAAGCGGGCAAGTATCAGCCAAATTCCGCTGCGCCTAGCGTGGGCGATTACAGTGCATAAGAGCCAGGGTATGACGCTTGATGCAGCGCGCATCGACCTACGCAAAGCCTTTGTGCCCGGTATGGGCTATGTAGCACTCAGCCGCGTGCGTAATCTCGACAACCTATACCTGACAGGTATCAACCGCACAGCCCTCCAGATGAGCGACGAAGCATATACGATTGACGAGCGGCTGAAAATGCGTGCGGCAAACGATCGCGAACGATTTCAATACTTGCAAAGAAAAGCTGAGGAGCGTGCCTCTAGGCCGCTAAAAAACCTGAGTAAAAAGAAATCAAGCAGCTGGTCTGAAAAAGTTGCTAAAATGCGCGAGACTCATCCGAACGCATACAAGCCGTGGCAGCCGCAGGACGATGAAGCGTTAAAACTTGGATTCATTAACGGCGAGTCGATTGAGAATTTGAGTGCGCAGCTCGGTCGCCACGAAGGTTCAATCAGAATGCGGTTGCAGAAACATTTTGGGGAAGACGCGGTGCAGTAA
- a CDS encoding ribonuclease HI translates to MRIFYTDGSASPNPGPGGFAVIENNRPVALGSEDGETTNIRMEGFALVTAMRLAAGEPCEIHTDSEFWINVLTKWAPGWEEKGWRKKNGEIKNLELVQQAYELYRTVQPKLVWVRGHVGHEQNERADEWANKARQGARL, encoded by the coding sequence ATGAGAATTTTTTATACTGATGGCAGTGCTAGTCCAAACCCGGGACCAGGCGGGTTTGCGGTAATAGAAAACAATAGGCCAGTAGCGCTTGGTTCGGAAGACGGCGAAACGACGAATATTCGCATGGAGGGGTTTGCACTTGTAACGGCGATGCGGCTAGCGGCAGGGGAGCCATGTGAAATTCATACCGATAGCGAGTTTTGGATCAATGTACTAACGAAATGGGCGCCAGGATGGGAGGAAAAGGGCTGGCGCAAAAAAAATGGCGAGATCAAAAACCTTGAGCTTGTGCAGCAGGCGTACGAATTATATCGCACGGTGCAGCCTAAGCTCGTATGGGTGCGCGGGCATGTCGGGCATGAACAAAATGAACGAGCAGACGAGTGGGCGAATAAAGCACGCCAGGGTGCGCGGCTATAA
- a CDS encoding DUF4868 domain-containing protein, with product MNTEPTNTTENDTQEPTDIFLWANQADAHKEALEVDLFLFTKGYTVYATNYAKELKAQLKVLFLYDMISQVQTGAATGMHVRDFEAAAAEENVLERTTLDKVDHAQEVIEQIRYGEESLEVFREGDHEFKKVKGIVARFSRPGVEPFFVAKILPQSQVLKGATAWMYNGDSFQPFSADVGLRITPDNQVLIAGNDIFAFSESKFIRLFGYDAKQFAVAEEKIAEIEQNFKLKFPEGMTFDALVRDTKSLVGKLQKVNVGLVTQDQVIEQADEMGLELMTDENTGEIIIMDAKDAAKFVNLLNDDYVTSDMTGIRYELKGKKELKDTAPDDMGAPAEL from the coding sequence ATGAATACAGAACCAACTAACACGACCGAAAACGATACACAAGAGCCAACTGATATTTTTTTGTGGGCGAACCAGGCAGATGCGCATAAAGAGGCGCTTGAGGTTGATCTATTTTTGTTTACAAAAGGCTATACGGTGTATGCCACGAATTATGCTAAGGAATTAAAGGCACAACTGAAAGTATTATTCTTGTACGATATGATCAGCCAAGTACAGACTGGAGCAGCGACGGGCATGCACGTGCGTGATTTTGAGGCGGCTGCCGCCGAAGAAAACGTGCTGGAGCGCACGACGCTTGATAAGGTTGATCACGCTCAAGAGGTGATTGAGCAAATCCGTTACGGCGAAGAAAGCTTGGAGGTATTCCGCGAAGGAGACCACGAGTTTAAGAAAGTAAAAGGAATTGTGGCGCGGTTTAGCCGTCCAGGCGTGGAACCGTTTTTTGTGGCAAAGATATTGCCGCAATCGCAGGTGCTGAAGGGTGCAACAGCATGGATGTATAACGGCGATTCATTCCAGCCGTTTAGTGCTGATGTGGGCCTAAGGATTACGCCGGATAATCAGGTTCTAATCGCCGGGAACGACATTTTTGCATTCAGCGAATCAAAGTTTATCAGATTGTTCGGGTATGACGCTAAACAATTTGCGGTAGCGGAAGAAAAAATTGCTGAAATTGAGCAAAACTTTAAGTTGAAGTTTCCTGAGGGTATGACGTTTGATGCATTGGTGCGCGATACGAAATCGCTGGTGGGTAAGCTCCAAAAAGTCAATGTTGGACTAGTGACGCAGGATCAAGTGATTGAACAGGCGGACGAAATGGGCTTAGAGTTGATGACAGACGAAAACACGGGCGAAATCATCATTATGGATGCGAAAGACGCGGCGAAATTCGTGAACTTGCTTAACGATGATTATGTAACGAGCGACATGACCGGTATTCGATACGAGCTTAAAGGTAAAAAGGAGCTAAAAGATACTGCGCCAGACGATATGGGGGCGCCGGCTGAACTGTAA
- the rsmH gene encoding 16S rRNA (cytosine(1402)-N(4))-methyltransferase RsmH, protein MMEKMSIKEHPPLHVPVLLNDVIALLTPRLGETYLDLTAGYGGHAQAILARTQQYPGTVLVDRDEFAHTNLSEFLAKGAQLLHTDFVSAARQLVEQGRQFDMILLDLGVSSPQLDRAERGFSFAKSGPLDMRMDRRQSLTAADVVNVWTAERIAQIIRDFGEESPRAAMRYAHSIVAARPLETTIDLARAVEQAYRGPYRRTHPATRVFQAIRIAVNDELGQIKTVMPLLPALLTRGGRVGVISFHSLEDRIVKRYFAEQAAAGYEANLRIITKHPVSGANNDVHNLRSRSAKLRVAVKI, encoded by the coding sequence ATGATGGAGAAAATGAGTATTAAAGAACATCCACCACTTCATGTTCCAGTTCTGCTTAATGACGTTATCGCGCTGCTTACACCCCGTTTAGGTGAGACTTACCTTGATCTAACTGCGGGCTACGGCGGGCATGCGCAGGCGATATTAGCACGAACGCAGCAGTATCCCGGTACCGTATTGGTTGACCGGGATGAGTTTGCTCATACGAATTTAAGCGAGTTTCTAGCGAAAGGAGCTCAGCTTTTGCATACCGATTTTGTGTCGGCTGCGCGTCAGCTGGTCGAGCAGGGTAGGCAATTTGATATGATTTTACTTGATTTGGGGGTGTCGTCACCACAGCTCGACCGAGCTGAGCGAGGATTCTCGTTCGCAAAAAGCGGACCGCTGGATATGCGAATGGATCGACGCCAATCGTTAACCGCCGCCGATGTTGTTAATGTGTGGACGGCGGAGCGAATTGCGCAGATCATTCGTGACTTCGGCGAGGAGTCTCCGCGCGCTGCTATGCGGTATGCGCATAGTATCGTGGCGGCACGACCGCTTGAAACGACGATAGATCTTGCCCGCGCGGTAGAGCAGGCGTATCGTGGGCCATATAGGCGCACGCATCCCGCCACTCGAGTCTTTCAGGCGATTCGAATTGCCGTTAACGACGAACTCGGGCAAATTAAAACAGTCATGCCGCTACTTCCGGCGCTGCTTACACGCGGCGGAAGAGTAGGAGTGATCAGTTTTCATAGCCTTGAGGATCGAATCGTGAAACGGTACTTCGCCGAACAGGCTGCGGCCGGCTACGAGGCGAACCTCCGTATTATTACGAAGCATCCCGTTAGCGGCGCAAATAACGACGTTCACAATCTGCGTTCGCGTAGCGCTAAGCTGCGCGTCGCTGTGAAAATATAA
- a CDS encoding YvcK family protein produces the protein MANDEITGVKIVVIGGGTGSFTLLQGVKRYVKHVTALVNMADDGGSTGQLRDELGVLPPGDVRQCLVALSDSPKVRDLFNYRFDEGSLKGHAFGNLFLTALEKMTGNFGEAVELAGRVLNIEGRVEPVTLSDVTLCVEGVDGRPVKGQFTIAHQEIAKHPNIWLEPTAVANPAAVRAILRADLVVVAPGNLYGSLAPVLVIDGIQRALHETRAKCVYVCNLVTKPGQTDGFTVKDFASEIERLAGGEFLDYVVFNNDEPSPELMEKYAHDGELVVKYDLDELRRQHYEFRGVPILAKQMWAGAQASDPIASARSFIRHDSDAVARQLMRLYFA, from the coding sequence ATGGCAAACGATGAAATTACCGGCGTAAAAATAGTCGTTATCGGCGGCGGTACGGGCAGTTTCACGCTGCTACAGGGTGTTAAGCGTTACGTTAAGCATGTGACTGCACTCGTTAATATGGCGGATGACGGTGGTTCGACAGGGCAGCTGCGCGATGAGTTGGGTGTGCTGCCGCCTGGCGACGTGCGCCAGTGCTTGGTGGCACTGAGCGATAGCCCAAAAGTGCGCGACCTCTTTAATTATCGGTTTGATGAAGGCAGCCTAAAGGGTCATGCGTTTGGTAATTTATTTTTGACAGCGCTTGAAAAAATGACGGGCAACTTTGGCGAGGCGGTTGAACTGGCAGGGCGCGTGCTGAACATTGAAGGGCGTGTTGAACCGGTGACGCTGAGCGATGTTACGCTCTGTGTCGAAGGGGTAGACGGGCGTCCGGTGAAGGGACAATTTACGATTGCGCATCAAGAAATTGCGAAGCACCCGAACATCTGGCTAGAGCCGACGGCGGTGGCGAACCCTGCGGCGGTACGGGCAATCTTAAGGGCGGATTTAGTCGTTGTTGCGCCGGGAAATCTGTATGGCAGCTTGGCGCCGGTGTTAGTGATCGATGGGATTCAGCGCGCGCTGCACGAGACGCGCGCAAAATGCGTGTACGTGTGTAATTTAGTGACAAAGCCCGGACAAACGGATGGGTTCACGGTGAAGGATTTTGCGAGCGAGATTGAGCGCTTAGCGGGCGGCGAGTTTTTAGATTATGTTGTGTTTAATAACGATGAACCGTCGCCGGAACTGATGGAGAAGTATGCACACGACGGGGAGCTGGTTGTGAAGTATGATCTTGATGAGCTGCGCCGGCAACATTACGAATTTCGTGGCGTGCCGATTCTTGCGAAGCAGATGTGGGCGGGGGCGCAGGCGAGCGATCCGATCGCGTCGGCGCGTAGTTTTATCCGGCACGACTCGGATGCGGTAGCGCGGCAACTGATGCGTCTATATTTTGCGTAA